From Theileria annulata chromosome 1, complete sequence, *** SEQUENCING IN PROGRESS ***, one genomic window encodes:
- a CDS encoding uncharacterized protein (Alternative gene structure possible), giving the protein MCYKFLIKKIRSQRSMESIKSEGRMDADDKPRRKTKSSDKDKSKSKDKSSSKDKDKSKSKEKPSKDDGILKSKEKSLKDKESSKSKEKQTSKDEGILKTKEKSSKDDGILKSKEKSLKDKESSKSKEKQTSKDEGILKTKEKSSKDDGILKSKEKSLKDKESSKSKEKQTSKDEGILKTKEKSSKDDGILKSKEKSLKDKESSKSKEKQTSKDEGILKTEEKSSKDEEKKKTKLRRKSSLKDRTVENKSEKVDLELPKVKKPVVKVNNFDDVPISGLKGAAKKSWWEMDGSVPDEYTNVPHVNDPIEAKPINKVDKPSVRIGGSVEIHSKTQNLGNVVKFGTYIRQDKPSHIDEEKDEETLKRGRTLKGLISRNQDLNDTAISNTSYRTANSNMSSFSGELNHEPIAKAPPFQFGVSSRKSEPQNNSGFGSGFKDYLSPSESKVEEHKKQEQQEDDTAEPNEEPQRNNISPMPTGNTRPTEPKFDERPEDDNDEVNEAPQTTDNSPRPSLDTPIKPKFDERPEDDNESQPISRPSRPTVVPPREPARSGPASAARSKFAIPVPVKRGGGPMHARAAPVPKTPEDLIKDLMQKISKLEEKKYNEHTKLQKEFVQAILKNPDVLASLEDDLVIKTAIIISEVAGTNRTNLSRSSLICLGIMFEQAPLTLAPLITDTITLCCKKGVSSSPELLIVASNFCLAKICLYSNECKVIQQLVSSYRSNKTYQIMTLNALVVMMDRLGPDVLKLKYIVGIVDVAVKGIASGGVPARTAGRNILGMLKEYSKLDQYLHACKATEIDIKIVKASVLKYDENDKNEFVDKYCKDLEL; this is encoded by the exons ATGTGTTATAAGTTTTTAATCAAGAAGATCAGATCTCAACGCAGTATGGAATCTATTAAATCAGAAGGTAGGATGGACGCAGATGATAAGCCAAGGCGCAAAACCAAATCATCAGATAAGGATAAGAGCAAGTCCAAAGACAAGTCTTCATCTAAAGACAAAGATAAATCCAAATCTAAGGAAAAGCCCTCAAAAGATGATGgaatattaaaatctaaGGAAAAATCTTTGAAAGATAAGGAAAGTTCTAAATCTAAGGAAAAGCAAACATCTAAAGATGAGGGAATATTAAAAACTAAGGAAAAGTCCTCAAAAGATGATGgaatattaaaatctaaGGAAAAATCTTTGAAAGATAAGGAAAGTTCTAAATCTAAGGAAAAGCAAACATCTAAAGATGAGGGAATATTAAAAACTAAGGAAAAGTCCTCAAAAGATGATGgaatattaaaatctaaGGAAAAATCTTTGAAAGATAAGGAAAGTTCTAAATCTAAGGAAAAGCAAACATCTAAAGATGAGGGAATATTAAAAACTAAGGAAAAGTCCTCAAAAGATGATGgaatattaaaatctaaGGAAAAATCTTTGAAAGATAAGGAAAGTTCTAAATCTAAGGAAAAGCAAACATCTAAAGATGAGGGAATATTAAAAACTGAGGAAAAGTCCTCAAAAGATGAGGAAAAGaaaaaaactaaattaagGCGAAAGTCATCGTTAAAGGACAGAACAGTAGAAAATAAATCGGAAAAGGTAGATTTAGAGTTACCAAAGGTGAAGAAACCTGTGGTGAAGGTTAATAATTTCGATGATGTCCCAATTTCAGGTTTAAAAGGAGCCGCAAAGAAAAGTTGGTGGGAGATGGACGGAAGTGTACCTGATGAGTATACTAATGTACCTCATGTCAATGATCCAATTGAGGCAAAACCTATAAACAAGGTAGATAAACCGAGTGTTAGGATCGGGGGCAGTGTCGAAATTCATAGTAAAACTCAAAATCTTGGAAATGTAGTTAAGTTTGGAACATATATACGACAAGATAAGCCCAGCCATATTGATGAAGAAAAAGATGAAGAAACCCTAAAAAGAGGGCGCACTCTGAAAGGATTAATCTCAAGAAACCAAGATTTAAATGATACTGCCATAAGTAACACGTCGTACAGAACGGCAAATTCAAACATGAGTTCCTTTTCAGGTGAACTGAATCATGAACCAATTGCCAAAGCTCCGCCCTTCCAATTTGGAGTTTCATCACGCAAAAGCGAGCCACAAAACAATTCAGGCTTTGGTTCCGGCTTTAAGGACTATTTGTCTCCTTCAGAGAGTAAAGTTGAAGAGCACAAAAAGCAAGAACAGCAAGAAGATGATACGGCTGAACCCAATGAAGAACCACAgagaaataatatttctcCAATGCCAACTGGTAATACAAGACCAACTGAACCTAAATTTGATGAAAGGCCTGAAGATGATAACGATGAAGTAAATGAAGCACCACAGACAACTGATAATTCTCCAAGGCCCAGTTTAGATACTCCAATTAAACCTAAATTTGATGAAAGACCTGAAGATGATAATGAATCTCAGCCAATTTCACGACCCTCAAGACCAACAGTTGTCCCACCACGGGAACCTGCGAGATCAGGCCCTGCTTCGGCAGCCAGATCCAAATTTGCAATTCCAGTTCCGGTTAAAAGAGGGGGTGGTCCAATGCATGCGAGAGCT GCGCCTGTACCAAAAACACCCGAAGATTTGATTAAAGACTTGATGCAAAAGATATCGAAGTTAGAGGAGAAAAAATACAATGAACACACGAAGTTACAGAAGGAGTTTGTCCAAGCGATTTTAAAAAACCCGGACGTTTTGGCGAGTTTAGAAGATGATTTGGTTATAAAAACAGCTATAATAATCTCTGAAGTCGCGGGAACAAACAGAACTAATCTTTCCAGGAGTTCTTTGATTTGCCTTGGTATTATGTTCGAACAAGCGCCTCTAACTTTGGCCCCTTTAATTACTGATACTATAACTTTGTGCTGTAAAAAGGGTGTATCAAGTTCGCCTGAACTTCTCATTGTTGCCTCTAACTTTTGCCTGGctaaaatttgtttatattcCAACGAATGCAAAGTTATTCAACAACTTGTTTCATCTTATCGAAG TAATAAAACATATCAAATAATGACATTGAATGCTTTGGTGGTTATGATGGACAGATTGGGTCCGGATGTGTTAAAGCTTAAATATATAGTCGGAATCGTTGATGTTGCAGTAAAGGGAATTGCAAGTGGTGGAGTTCCTGCTAGGACTGCTGGAAGAAATATTCTTGGAATGCTTAAGGAATATTCTAAACTGGACCAATACCTACACGCGTGTAAGGCTACCGAAATTGatataaaaatagtaaaaGCGTCAGTTCTTAAATACGACGAAAATGACAAAAATGAATTCGTAGATAAATATTGCAAAGATTTAGAACTTTAA
- a CDS encoding uncharacterized protein (4 probable transmembrane helices predicted for TA20185 by TMHMM2.0 at aa 172-194, 234-256, 340-362 and 395-417), with amino-acid sequence MNKITLAKFIFTGTKVNDEHEDIYDIIKSVDGTGNVEYGVQEFHQCHPVVDFHELEIPINSTDNEEFESQITSNTLENISVVTTQKLSGSEEYNSQLSKDNGSVNVIIEDDREYPRNSCIFNPIGCMFSTKAFSFIPNSISDQSNLLYSNYIPLTEFRSEFTGKYDKFIKSIVGSLNLVLMLFAMFVPLFLHLFCQFRLYNHLWDIRSESKSNKLMSDKESGDSILKHLAHFETFYFVGVLIYSAIQVIGFLITHYQYKLCLENLCLESIEDSRNTFQELKDEALERLEHIYSNNKILGKSNLKNSKMKLTKDFDEASGQFNESKLQYVWSKMKGLKIKVFFLKIWGPFVINLIFTAILCFNLYYKRVRMNKRVPLGHAKIVSDLQWYAAIEYEGLWWIFAVFAVNIGTWICLCWINRRDSFLNALCKAKGPINKIVKELTKDVSREIWNKEMMNILSRSFVHESEDWPKYQKFSSEIKINLNKPKSCPYICKHTFNEIT; translated from the coding sequence atgaataaaataacgCTTGCAAAGTTTATATTTACTGGTACTAAGGTAAATGACGAGCATGAAGATATATatgatattataaaatctGTTGATGGTACTGGAAATGTGGAGTATGGTGTACAGGAATTTCACCAATGTCACCCTGTTGTAGACTTTCATGAGCTGGAAATTCCAATTAATAGCACAgataatgaagaatttgaGTCCCAAATCACTTCCAATACACTGGAAAACATATCTGTAGTTACAACTCAGAAGCTTTCTGGTAGTGAAGAGTATAATTCACAACTTTCTAAAGATAATGGCAGTGTTAACGTTATAATTGAGGATGATCGTGAATATCCGAGGAATAGTTGTATATTTAACCCAATTGGCTGCATGTTTAGCACTAAAGCTTTTAGCTTTATTCCAAATAGCATAAGTGACCAGAGCAATTTACtttattcaaattacaTTCCGTTAACTGAGTTTCGGTCGGAATTCACTGGCAAATATgacaaatttattaagaGTATTGTAGGAAGTTTGAACCTTGTGTTGATGCTTTTTGCTATGTTTGTACCTTTATTTTTGCACTTATTCTGTCAATTTAGACTATATAATCACCTTTGGGATATCAGATCCGAGTCTAAATCAAACAAATTGATGAGTGATAAGGAAAGTGGTGATAGTATTCTAAAGCATTTGGCCCACTTTGAAACCTTTTACTTTGTTGGagttttaatttactcTGCTATTCAGGTGATTGGGTTCCTAATTACTCATTACCAATACAAATTATGTCTTGAAAACTTGTGTCTTGAATCCATTGAAGATTCGAGGAACACGTTTCAAGAGTTAAAGGATGAAGCTCTGGAGAGGCTAGAACACATTTATTCCAATAACAAAATCCTAGGAAAATCGAATCTTAAGAATAGTAAGATGAAGTTGACTAAGGATTTTGATGAAGCGTCTGGACAATTTAACGAGTCAAAACTGCAATACGTCTGGAGTAAAATGAAGGGGCTAAAAATCAAAGTATTTTTCCTAAAGATTTGGGGTCcttttgtaataaatttgatttttacAGCTATTCTCTGTTTCAATCTGTACTACAAAAGGGTTAGAATGAACAAGAGGGTGCCCTTGGGGCATGCCAAGATAGTTTCGGATTTACAGTGGTATGCTGCCATTGAGTACGAGGGGTTATGGTGGATTTTTGCAGTGTTTGCAGTTAATATAGGAACTTGGATTTGTCTATGTTGGATTAACAGAAGAGATAGTTTCTTAAATGCATTGTGTAAGGCCAAGGGACCAATTAACAAAATCGTAAAGGAGCTTACAAAAGATGTTTCAAGAGAAATTTGGAACAAGGAGATGATGAATATTTTGAGCAGATCGTTTGTCCATGAATCAGAAGATTGGCCTAAATATCAAAAATTCTCTagtgaaattaaaataaacttaaataaACCAAAAAGTTGTCCATACATTTGTAAACACACgtttaatgaaattaccTAA
- a CDS encoding proteasome subunit alpha type 5-2, putative — protein MFATRSEYDRGVNTFSPEGRLFQVEYALGAMKLGSTAIAVATKEGVIFASERRSNSPLLEFVSLEKIMEIDDHIACAMSGLIADAKTLVDHARSECVNHTFVYNERMGIRSCVESIADLALEFSDVFDTKKKKTMSRPFGVALLVGGIDSEGPVIWCVDPSGTIIKYKAAAIGSAQEGAESILLQKYDENMEFSDAEVLVLEILRQVMEEKMSPKNVEMARIRVDDVKYREYDEESLEKLISSLPELPENLGAE, from the exons atgttcGCAACAAG aaGCGAGTACGATAGAGGTGTTAATACTTTTTCGCCTGAAGGTCGCCTCTTTCAGGTGGAATATGCACTTGGAGCAATGAAACTTGGTAGTACAGCCATAGCAGTGGCGACAAAAGAAGGAGTTATTTTTGCCTCAGAGAGAAGGTCAAATTCTCCCCTGCTGGAGTTTGTTTCCCTGGAAAAAATCATGGAAATCGACGACCATATAGCCTGCGCCATGAGCGGCCTAATCGCAGACGCCAAGACACTTGTAGACCACGCCAGGTCCGAATGTGTTAACCATacatttgtatataatgaaCGTATGGGTATTAGATCTTGTGTTGAGTCCATTGCTGATCTTGCCTTAGAATTCTCAG ATGTGTTTGATACTAAGAAGAAGAAGACCATGAGCAGACCCTTTGGAGTTGCGTTGTTGGTGGGTGGTATTGATTCCGAAGGACCAGTTATATGGTGTGTTGACCCCTCTGGGACCATAATTAAGTACAAAGCGGCCGCTATCGGCTCAGCTCAAGAAGGTGCTGAATCAATTCTCTTGCAAAAATATGATGAAAATATGGAATTTTCAG ATGCTGAGGTGCTTGTACTTGAGATTCTACGACAAGTTATGGAAGAAAAAATGAGCCCAAAGAACGTGGAAATGGCGAGAATCAGAGTAGATGATGTTAAATATAGAGAATATGATGAAGAGTCATTGGAAAAGCTGATTTCAAGTCTACCAGAACTGCCAGAAAACCTAGGTGCGGAGTAG
- a CDS encoding RNA-binding protein, putative, with protein MNVKERNIKLFVGNLPFDAVEDDIRVFLHGCGQIRYLSIRRDPHTNRSRGYAHLEYRTEPECIEAFKRLLGKEIRGRPIKIDFCDDVYRKKYPELTSDSIFVKDKPTSVNPDSRKFQGPVVPPPPPQIPIIPITQPNLGIQITQPIPIPQTIPVPPIIPTPPVPPSLVTLSPLSGLNPLTGIPNPPPIPNLTGLVNLPVTHSVPIVPELTVEPKRPRSDIELLIDNGKIVNNDLFYIIKNMSMLDVFKLVKKIDNLMEKSPNTARSILNSNHSMRSALIHAKLLLGYKDLKFSNLTTANHTHIFDYFLTKFRPTTFINTSISEKFPLYCAFRSLTSTQELDLGIEKLHDLVTRDGFVVDDKVLEWSKNLDFKQEIIDYETLLKSVEIFYKLNEPESISEILNHFSKDIHYIPTEILTQLTKFCFRKLNNTELTLKLQSELYSRIVDFGLKPDINTVESLLYCTNFIKDYSIVYQTLESVMECKNIINYGSLFKVLKLYHFYLSSNNSIEGFMDNIIITLKELNHDSGKNLVNCLRYLLKIRNYVDFDLDKISSTFVDYEYNLKDLVMILRDIHNSDYLIPESIYSPIITSSFSMLTELPKDSVVSMLKFLSKHEVKLIEDQKDLLNLNLRIHLNTCNFTTSDVLNALSYYSNPNYTHPHTVNKLYTYFINKMSKEKDEISDINFEIYVLSKFVLYFNDQNKLNNLTVKRYLRVINWNYLALTDRSISYCFYVLYKIDRNPLRLVQKLLPILNSNKDRYKPIDLVQLLLFFTRFRNQHFFPVLVSRVQQKILDQEFSPKQLVIVCKCLYNYKKIFVSNLFTQVNSKINQMTPSQVCTIFNLYTKTKLNNKVLINNLNEIISNNLNNLNHKDFVRLLLPIKRGYINDKLVIDEVKRQNLEPWHYFDVFDEVPELDLDDDQIIKCILSLSQKSRSEEFDKFARFLYEKMFKIVPKLSKSQVSSILASIHSYGYTKPKINRLLTSALKKTSVTQESKNIKGEDINSQIFRFFRHISKGPPHLDKIHSN; from the exons aTGAATGTCAAGGAAAGgaacattaaattatttg tTGGAAATTTACCCTTTGATGCTGTCGAAGATGATATAAGAGTTTTCCTTCATGGTTGTGGACAAATTCGATACCTATC AATAAGAAGAGACCCTCACACTAATAGAAGCAGAGGGTATGCCCATCTTGAATACAGAACTGAACCAGAGTGTATAGAAGCCTTTAAAAGGCTCCTTGGTAAAGAAATTCGAG GTCGACCGATAAAGATAGACTTTTGTGATGATGTTTACCGTAAAAAATACCCAGAACTAACATCTGATTCGATATTTGTTAAGGATAAACCTACATCAGTCAACCCTGATAGTAGGAAATTTCAAGGACCAGTTGTACCACCGCCACCACCTCAGATCCCAATTATACCTATTACACAACCAAACTTAGGTATACAAATTACACAGCCAATACCTATACCTCAAACAATACCAGTTCCACCAATTATACCAACTCCACCAGTCCCGCCTTCTTTGGTTACACTTTCACCTCTATCAGGGCTAAATCCACTGACTGGTATTCCTAATCCACCTCCCATACCTAATCTTACTGGGTTGGTTAATTTGCCAGTAACACACTCAGTGCCTATTGTTCCAGAATTAACTGTCGAGCCCAAAAGGCCTCGTTCGGATATTGAACTGCTTATAGATAACGGTAAAATAGTGAATAATGATTTGTTCTACATTATTAAGAATATGTCAATGTTGGACGTGTTCAAATTAGTCAAAAAGATAGACAACTTAATGGAAAAGTCACCAAACACAGCAAGATCCATTCTAAATTCCAACCACTCAATGCGTTCAGCCTTAATTCATGCAAAATTACTCTTAGGATACAAAgacttaaaattttcaaactTGACAACAGCAAACCACACACATATTTTCGACTATTTT TTAACTAAGTTTCGGCCTACTACGTTTATAAACACTTCAATATCGGAAAAATTCCCACTCTATTGTGCTTTTAGAAGTCTCACAAGCACACAGGAATTAGATTTAGGTATAGAAAAGTTACACGATCTTGTTACTAGGGATGGGTTTGTGGTTGATGACAAGGTTCTCGAATGGTCAAAGAACTTGGATTTCAAACAGGAGATTATTGACTATGAAACTTTGCTAAAGTCGGTAGAgattttttacaaattaaatgaaCCAGAGAGTATTAGTGAAATCCTTAACCACTTTTCAAAAGATATCCACTACATACCAACTGAAATTCTAACCCaattaaccaaattttGCTTCAGGAAACTTAATAATACTGAGTTAACACTGAAACTACAGTCAGAGTTATACTCAAGAATTGTGGATTTCGGTCTAAAACCTGACATCAACACTGTTGAAAGTTTATTATACTgtacaaattttataaaagaTTATTCAATCGTATATCAGACACTTGAGTCCGTTATGGAATgtaagaatataataaattatggTTCTCTGTTTAAAGTGTTAAAACTATATCACTTTTATTTGTCAAGCAATAATAGTATTGAGGGGTTTATggataatattataatcaCTTTAAAGGAGTTAAATCATGATTCTGGGAAGAATTTGGTTAATTGTCTGAGATACTTGTTAAAGATTAGAAATTATGTTGATTTCGACTTGGATAAAATTTCAAGTACTTTTGTAGACTACGAGTATAATTTGAAAGATTTAGTAATGATTTTGAGGGATATTCACAATTCTGATTATTTAATCCCCGAGTCTATTTATTCACCAATAATAACGAGTTCATTCTCTATGTTAACTGAGTTACCTAAAGATTCAGTGGTTTCAATGCTGAAGTTTCTGAGTAAACATGAAGTGAAGTTAATCGAGGATCAGAAAGATCTTTTAAACTTGAATCTTAGAATTCATCTAAATACTTGTAATTTTACAACGTCTGATGTCTTAAACGCACTTTCATATTATTCAAACCCGAATTACACTCATCCTCACACTGTAAATAAACTTTATACGTactttataaataaaatgagCAAGGAGAAGGATGAGATTTCAGATATTAATTTCGAGATATATGTGCTGAGCAAGTTTGTGttgtattttaatgatCAAAATAAGCTGAATAATTTGACAGTAAAAAGATATTTAAGAGTAATTAATTGGAATTACTTGGCATTAACAGACAGGAGCATCTCATACTGTTTTTATgtattgtataaaattgatCGAAATCCACTTAGGCTGGTACAAAAACTACTTCCAATCCTAAACTCCAATAAAGACCGTTACAAACCAATAGACTTGGTTCAGCTTTTACTATTTTTCACAAGGTTTAGAAACCAGCATTTTTTCCCAGTGCTAGTGAGTAGAGTACAGCAGAAGATTTTGGATCAAGAATTCAGTCCCAAACAACTTGTAATTGTTTGCAAGTGTCTCTACAATTATAAGAAAATCTTTGTTTCTAACCTTTTTACACAAGTAAActctaaaattaatcaaatgaCGCCCTCTCAAGtttgtacaatatttaaCCTCTACAccaaaacaaaattaaacaacAAAGTCCTAATCAATAACCTAAACGAAATCATATCAaacaatttaaacaatCTAAACCAcaaa gATTTTGtaagattattattacCAATTAAAAGAggatatataaatgataagTTGGTGATTGATGAAGTTAAGAGGCAGAATTTAGAACCCTGGCATTATTTTGATGTTTTTGACGAGGTTCCAGAACTTGATTTGGACGACGACCAGATTATCAAGTGCATTTTAAGCTTGTCTCAGAAGAGTAGATCAGAGGAATTTGACAAATTCGCAAGGTTTCTATATGaaaaaatgtttaaaatagTCCCGAAACTGTCGAAATCACAAGTGAGCTCAATTTTGGCTAGCATTCACTCGTACGGGTACACAAAACCTAAAATTAACCGTTTACTAACAAGTGCCTTGAAAAAAACTTCAGTTACACAAGAATCAAAAAATATCAAGGGAGAAGATATAAATTCTCAAATTTTCAGGTTCTTTAGGCACATTTCCAAAGGACCGCCACACCTCGATAAAATACACTCTAACTAA
- a CDS encoding schizont protein e has product MPLIRAREKAINRGVKHEAVVRRIGRRVHKRFRSWSQQRTRKFWMPAKVSLHSPLDLMDGWLLSAAVQKAATLRKHDLKLWHGFGNRLLELSHTLTGQQLGYVYYGFGKSRFLKPSLYEEMMKFTEPMLPTLNSHSLMCIAWALARVQIRNEQFLSRYSLEVGTRLDEIRTTDLIKICNSLSKLVNPLNTLLAILSDGYTNYLKEKLSEKMVEKLECLYAQDFRNAVNLLSIIHLYDERTQIYLLSRFSKIFICARPQHLQQAYCSAVAIRVLLQKVWAQLDKSVKAFYTRLSMRKIQQCLRRPSELQWDVSNILAKMGIHHRNTFYWGCFWIDIGEIKDKSNCWFIDGPSCFYTSTTTYTNKVKLQHRILNNLGWNIRRVQWYKWVDYMNDTEDKINYIRKLRESECLGEFIHEDQLDPLEIKQKLDKIKQYVNPNPTQT; this is encoded by the exons ATGCCTCTAATTAGAGCGAGGGAGAAGGCCATTAATCGTGGCGTAAAACACGAGGCCGTTGTTCGTAGAATAGGAAGGCGTGTTCATAAAAGGTTCAGATCATGGTCCCAGCAAAG GACCAGGAAGTTCTGGATGCCTGCAAAGGTGTCGTTACATAGTCCTCTTGACCTAATGGATGGGTGGTTATTATCTGCAGCTGTGCAAAAGGCTGCAACTCTTAGGAAACATGACCTAAAGCTTTG GCATGGATTCGGTAATAGACTTTTGGAACTTTCCCACACTCTCACCGGTCAACAATTAGGCTACGTTTATTACGG ATTTGGTAAAAGTAGATTTTTAAAGCCGAGCTTGTATGAGGAAATGATGAAGTTTACTGAACCAATGCTGCCAACCTTGAATAGCCATAGTCTAATGTGTATTGCATGGGCACTTGCCAGAGTCCAAATAAGAAATGAACAGTTTCTCTCAAGG TATTCGCTTGAAGTTGGAACAAGATTAGATGAAATCAGGACTACAGATTTAATTAAGATTTGTAATTCACTGTCAAAACTGGTAAATCCACTCAATACTCTATTGGCAATATTATCt GATGgatatactaattatttgaagGAGAAGTTATCTGAAAAGATGGTTGAAAAGCTGGAATGTTTGTATGCACAGGACTTTAGAAACGCAGTTAACCTTTTGTCCATTATTCATTTGTATGATGAGAGGACACAAATTTACCTTTTGAGTCGATTTTCCAA GATATTTATCTGTGCCAGGCCTCAGCATTTGCAACAGGCTTATTGTTCAGCCGTTGCAATAAGGGTTCTTTTACAGAAAGTTTGGGCACAATTAGATAAATCAGTCAAAGCCTTTTATACACGTCTTAG tatGAGGAAAATACAGCAATGTTTGAGAAGGCCTTCTGAGTTACAATGGGACGTCTCTAACATTCTGGCAAAGATGGGAATTCATCATAGAAACACATTTTACTGGGGATGCTTTTGGATAGATATTGGTGAAATCAAGGACAAATCAAACTGTTGGTTCATAGACGGACCATCTTGCTTTTACACTTCTACTACAACATATACAAATAAAGTCAAATTACAACATAG gatattaaataatcttgGATGGAATATAAGAAGAGTACAATGGTACAAATGGGTGGATTATATGAATGATACAGaggataaaattaactatataag aaaattGAGAGAATCTGAATGTTTGGGTGAATTTATACACGAAGATCAACTTGACCCTCTAGAAATTAAGCAAAAActtgataaaattaaacaatatGTTAATCCCAATCCAACTCAAACttaa